ATCTGATGAACACAGAGCGCAAGCCCTTCACTGACTTCCTGCATGGTTTTGATAAACTCGGATCTAGAGACATGTTTCTCTCCGACAAGTATTTTACTGGCTATAATATTATTTCTTACTGCCAGTCCCGTTTCCGCTTTAATATCAGCGCCTGAGACAGAACCCTGTACTTTGACTGTGCCGGAGGAATGAATATACAGTCCGTCCGCAACATTGCCCCCGATAAACACATCGCCTGGAAAGTCGATGCTTCCGGTACTCAGATCAACATCTTTGTTTTGAATAAACGCGTTTTCAACTAAGTATGTATTTTTATTGACCCTTACCGGTGTACCGGAACAGGAGGCTTTAACTTCCATATTCTCAGTCAGATAGACATTCTTCTTCATTGTAATCATGAAGTCTTTGATTTTATCAACCTGAGTGGCTTTTCCGAAAATGTTCGTACCGGGGACCCCTTCTTTACCCGGGATCTTCCTGGCCAGAATATCATCCTTCTGGCAAAGGACAATCTTACAGGCGAAATAATCAATTTTTTCTTCATTGCTTTCTTCATTCTGAAATACGGGTTCACCAACATAGTCGATTAGCTGGGGCTGAACAGTTGGAATCGGCAGGGTTGCTTCAGCGATGACAATTTCCCTTTCACCATCGACTGCCATAAAATCCGCCCAAAGATTGCTCTTTATTCCATAAACAATTCCTTTGTCATTGATTTCTTTCAGCAGGTTTGCTTCCGTTGGCAGCTCATCAGGTTCAGGGGAAGCGTCAAAGGAAACATGTTGTTCCAGTACAAACTGCGAATAATTCGGGAGAGAATTGGCTAGGACGAATTTACCCGCACGGGCGTGTCTGACTCTCGCGACAGCTTTGCTGCCATCCGGCTCAACTGAGATTCCCCAGGAAAGTCCACCCTGCTGGACCAAAGGATAGAATTCAAAGGTATCACCTTTATTAACGGGCATTTCATATCCAATTTCGTTGCCCAGCATAAATAATTTCCCAGCATGTGGATAAGGAACGATGCTTTGCACCTGCGATCCGGGATAAATCGTATATTTGACTTGATCCCAGAGGACCCGGGTATCTTCCTCCTGAGTATCTTCCTGCGGAAAATTTTGTTTATCCGAATCCGGCAAAATTACTTTTACCTTATAGAGTCTGCTGAAGACTCCCGGTTTCTCTATGGTCTCTATCTGCAGCGCTTCAGGATCACAGCCCCATTCCCGAGACCATCTCTCTCTGATTTCTTCCAACGTTTTACCTGTTGCAATCATTTCTTTCATGGCCCGCACTCTCCTTAAACAACCTGGAAAAATAGTCTTATTTCAAAAACAAAGCACACAGGACTTTAGTCCTAAAAAAACATATATATTAAATAAATGTATTAGATTATTAACGAAAATTAGCCAAAGATTATCTGTTAATTTATAATTTTTTTAAAAAAAGAATACTGTAATAGCATGATTACAGTATTTTATGATTATTCTCTCTCATTTTACTGACTATTTCGATATTTGTCTACAAGAGAATTATTCAGGAATGATTAATAGCTTTATTTCCTTCGTCTTTTTATTTGAAGCATTGCCATTGTTCAAATTACTTTCATCCTGCCCCAAGCTGTTGCCCTGGTCCGGACTACCCGTACCCTGTCCAATGTCCGTACCGGTTCCGCCGCTTGTTCCCGTACTTCCGTCATTCAACGCTGCTCCGGATGATTCTTTACTGCTCCCGCTCGTACTGCCCGAGTCATCGTGACCTGGAGATGCGGTGCCGTTTGGATCTGAAGAGCCTCCGGGTACCGTGATATGGGATCGAAGTTCCGGGCTCAGCAGGTCGAGGACTGTCCCGTCGATGGTTATATCGGTGGTAATCCCGAGCAGAAGATTCTTAGTCACTTGTTTGGCATGATCGGGATTGACTTCCCAGTAACTGATATTGTCAAGATAAAGTCCATAGCCAGGCAGTGTTTGATTCACCATGTTTGAACTGTCGAAAGCCGCAGCTGCCTTGGATAGTCTTAGAATATCCGCGAGTTTCAGATCGCTTTCAACAACTTCATTGATTTGAGGAATAAGCTTGGGTAGTTTAATAATGGTTGAGGGCTGCAGGACTGCTTTGGCCACTGCTTTCAAAACCTTCTGCTGCCGTGCAGTTCTGCCGATGTCCGCGGTGCTGTCTCCCCGGAATCTAGCATACTGGAGCACCTGAGTCCCGGTCAGATGCTGCTCTCCGGCTTTCAGGTCAATCACGCCGTCAACTTCGTCTCCGGTCTCTTTGTACATATCCATTTCAACATCGAGTTCAATTCCGCCCACTGTGTCGATAATACTTTTAAAACCGTCAAAATTGGTTACGACATAGCCGTCAAGCAGTATGCCCGTCAGTTCGGTAACCTCATCCATCAGCTCAGGAATTCCTCGGTACATCACGACCGAATTAATTTTGATGTAAGAATTTGATCCGGGAAGGCTGACCCTGGTATCCCTGGGAATGGACAAGAGAGAAATTAATTTCGTATCAGGATCCACACTCGCAACAATAATAGTATCCGTATTATAGGAAGTCTGTCCGGGCCTTTTGTCTGCGCCGATTAACAGGAAGCTTATCCGTTTGTTAAGAGAGTCCGTACTTGCGTTTTCTGTACTCTCCCACATACCTGTACTTCCTTGATTTAAGAAAAAGTAGCCAAAGGCAGCCGAACCGGCAATAATCCCTGCGAGCAGAACTGCAATGATCGTAAAAGCTTTCCTTTTTTTATTTTTTTCCTCAAGTCTGTCCCACTCCATTTATCGTTGTCTTGGTAAAGGCATGGGTTCCCCCACGAATTAATACTTTTCCGGGTTCTCCCTTCGATATTCTGCCAATGATTTCGACAGAATGCACATTCCTGTTATGACATTCCGTGATTAGCGTTTCAATTTTTTCTTCAGGCACTGCCAGAAGCAGCCCACCTGAAGTCTGAGCATCACCGAGGATCAATTTCCAGTCCAGACTGCACTCTGCATCCAGATAATCCTCGAGATAAATCAGGTTGGACAATGTTCCTCCGGGGATTGTTCCTTTCTCTAGACAGTCCCAGGCACAGTCCAAAACCGGAACATTCCCTGCAAATATCTCAGCCTGCATACCGCTGGCTTTCATCATTTCGTGAAGATGTCCCAACAGACCAAAGCCGGTAATATCCGTACAGGCATTTACTCCGGTCTGGACTGCAATCTCCGACGTTTCCTTATTCAGCCGTGCCATGACCTCAATGGCGGCTTTCTCATCCGTTGCTGGGACAATCCCGTTTTTTATCCCAGTCGTGATAATCCCAAGTCCTAATGGTTTTGTCAGAACGAGCAAATCGTTTTCCCTGGCGCTGGAATTAGTCAGCACCCGATCAGGATGAATAATGCCTGTTACGGACAGACCATACTTCGGTTCAGGATCATCGATCGAATGCCCACCGATGATTAAGGCTCCGGCTTCTTCAACTTTGTCTTTTCCCCCTCTTAGTATCTCCATTAATATGCTTTTATCAAGCTTATCAATCGGAAAAGAAACAAGATTCAGCGCAGTCAGCGGACGCGCACCCATGGCATAGATATCACTGAGGGCGTTGGCTGCGGCAATTTGCCCGAAAGAATATGGATCATCAACGATCGGAGTAAAAAAGTCAACTGTCTGGACGATCGCCTGATTGTTATTAAGACGGTAGACACTCGCATCATCTGACGTATCAAAGCCGATCAGAAGATCCGGGTTGGACGTTTGTTTTGGAAAGTGACACAAAACTTGTGCCAGGTCACCAGGACCAATCTTGCACCCTCAGCCAGATTTGCTCGAGTACTGCGTCAGTCTTATTTTGTCA
This genomic stretch from Dehalobacter restrictus DSM 9455 harbors:
- a CDS encoding FapA family protein; the protein is MKEMIATGKTLEEIRERWSREWGCDPEALQIETIEKPGVFSRLYKVKVILPDSDKQNFPQEDTQEEDTRVLWDQVKYTIYPGSQVQSIVPYPHAGKLFMLGNEIGYEMPVNKGDTFEFYPLVQQGGLSWGISVEPDGSKAVARVRHARAGKFVLANSLPNYSQFVLEQHVSFDASPEPDELPTEANLLKEINDKGIVYGIKSNLWADFMAVDGEREIVIAEATLPIPTVQPQLIDYVGEPVFQNEESNEEKIDYFACKIVLCQKDDILARKIPGKEGVPGTNIFGKATQVDKIKDFMITMKKNVYLTENMEVKASCSGTPVRVNKNTYLVENAFIQNKDVDLSTGSIDFPGDVFIGGNVADGLYIHSSGTVKVQGSVSGADIKAETGLAVRNNIIASKILVGEKHVSRSEFIKTMQEVSEGLALCVHQIEQLQGVSANTSVGQLFKVILEKNFQQLPKKVEELERLLNSQERGFVSPELDQAIRSVKHFMIGLGPLQLKDTLYLKNALKIVGFFMATKGLAASASVLCDVSYVQNSEISCAGDFFCHKGVYNSILKIEGCMKIHGVCRGGEISCSGDVYIWELGGSNISATTIKASKDSHINIEFCHANIKIFIGKELIKIDEPAQKVDIFRDKGNLQVGKLRWDGSTR
- a CDS encoding LCP family protein yields the protein MEWDRLEEKNKKRKAFTIIAVLLAGIIAGSAAFGYFFLNQGSTGMWESTENASTDSLNKRISFLLIGADKRPGQTSYNTDTIIVASVDPDTKLISLLSIPRDTRVSLPGSNSYIKINSVVMYRGIPELMDEVTELTGILLDGYVVTNFDGFKSIIDTVGGIELDVEMDMYKETGDEVDGVIDLKAGEQHLTGTQVLQYARFRGDSTADIGRTARQQKVLKAVAKAVLQPSTIIKLPKLIPQINEVVESDLKLADILRLSKAAAAFDSSNMVNQTLPGYGLYLDNISYWEVNPDHAKQVTKNLLLGITTDITIDGTVLDLLSPELRSHITVPGGSSDPNGTASPGHDDSGSTSGSSKESSGAALNDGSTGTSGGTGTDIGQGTGSPDQGNSLGQDESNLNNGNASNKKTKEIKLLIIPE
- the selD gene encoding selenide, water dikinase SelD, giving the protein MSGDKIRLTQYSSKSGUGCKIGPGDLAQVLCHFPKQTSNPDLLIGFDTSDDASVYRLNNNQAIVQTVDFFTPIVDDPYSFGQIAAANALSDIYAMGARPLTALNLVSFPIDKLDKSILMEILRGGKDKVEEAGALIIGGHSIDDPEPKYGLSVTGIIHPDRVLTNSSARENDLLVLTKPLGLGIITTGIKNGIVPATDEKAAIEVMARLNKETSEIAVQTGVNACTDITGFGLLGHLHEMMKASGMQAEIFAGNVPVLDCAWDCLEKGTIPGGTLSNLIYLEDYLDAECSLDWKLILGDAQTSGGLLLAVPEEKIETLITECHNRNVHSVEIIGRISKGEPGKVLIRGGTHAFTKTTINGVGQT